A window of the Helianthus annuus cultivar XRQ/B chromosome 4, HanXRQr2.0-SUNRISE, whole genome shotgun sequence genome harbors these coding sequences:
- the LOC110934116 gene encoding ethylene-responsive transcription factor ABI4-like — protein sequence MHFIPSKSFHPPPAFFSIPFPLHPSLTTLQPTTVATFHNHHHLSSPPPRPPTIAAATSNRRHHPPSIIAATVATIAAATSDQRRRRHPPPPPLSTATTHRRYYLRRPSLPPLPPPTTTAITTAAAATHLCRHSPLRLSPPAAFSTHHHCETLPPLQLLC from the exons ATGCATTttattccctcaaaatcattccatccgcCCCCTgcttttttttccattccattccctcttcaCCCTTCACTAACAACACTACAACCCACCACCGTTGCCACCTTCCACAACCACCATCATCTGTCGTCGCCACCGCCGCGGCCACCCACCATCGCCGCGGCCACCTCCAATCGTCGACACCACCCACCTTCGATCATTGCCGCCACCGTTGCCACAATCGCTGCTGCCACCTCTGATCAACGCCGCCGTCGCCACCCACCTCCGCCACCGCTAtcaaccgccaccacccaccgccgCTACTACCTGCGACGACCGTCGCTGCCGCCACTACCACCTCCGACCACCACCGCcatcaccaccgccgccgccgccacccacctctGCCGTCACTCACCACTACGGTTATCACCACCCGCCGCCttctccacccaccaccactgcGAAACGCTGCCGCCGCTACAACTG TTATGTTAA